The proteins below are encoded in one region of Equus przewalskii isolate Varuska chromosome 1, EquPr2, whole genome shotgun sequence:
- the LOC103545869 gene encoding interferon-induced protein with tetratricopeptide repeats 5-like isoform X1, translating to MSEIPEDSLKAILLELECHFTWSLLKEDILFDVEDTIGQQLKFLTTESRLTLYNLLAYVKHLKGQNKDALECLEQAKEIIQREHSDKEEVRSLVTWGNYAWVYYHMDQLKEAQMYIDKVGNVCKKLSSPSHYKLECPEIDCEKGWALLKFGGKYYHKAKVAFEKALEAEPDNPEFNIGYAITVYRLDDFDREESIKSFSLGPLRKAVTLNPDNTYVKVFLALKLQDVHAEAEGEKYIEEILDQISSQPYVLRYVAKFYRRKNSLDRALELLRKALEVTPTSSFVHHQMGLCYRAQMIQIKKAACNRPKGNDKLKVDELIASAISHFETAVQRDSMYAFAYIDLANMYAEGGQYNKAEEVFQKALRLENITDDHKHQIHYHYGRFQEFHRKSENTAIHHYLEALKVKDRSSVRTKLTSALKKLATKRLGHNASDVQSLSALGFVYKLEGEKRQAAEYYERAQKIDPENEEFLTALCELRPSI from the coding sequence TGAAATTCCTGAAGACTCCTTGAAGGCCATTCTGTTGGAGTTAGAATGTCACTTTACATGGAGTTTACTTAAGGAAGACATTCTGTTTGATGTGGAAGACACAATTGGGCAACAGCTTAAATTTCTTACCACAGAATCCAGGCTTACTCTCTATAACCTATTGGCCTATGTGAAACACCTGAAAGGCCAAAATAAAGATGCCCTAGAGTGCTTggaacaagcaaaagaaataatccagCGTGAACACTCAGACAAAGAAGAAGTACGAAGTCTGGTTACTTGGGGAAACTATGCCTGGGTGTATTATCACATGGACCAGCTTAAAGAAGCTCAAATGTATATAGACAAGGTAGGGAATGTCTGCAAGAAATTGTCCAGTCCTTCCCACTACAAGTTGGAGTGTCCTGAGATTGACTGTGAGAAAGGGTGGGCACTCTTGAAATTTGGAGGAAAGTATTACCATAAGGCTAAAGTGGCTTTTGAGAAGGCTCTGGAAGCGGAACCTGACAATCCAGAATTTAACATCGGCTATGCCATCACAGTGTATCGGCTGGATGATTTTGATAGAGAAGAGTCTATAAAGAGCTTTTCTCTGGGGCCTCTGAGGAAGGCTGTTACCCTGAACCCAGATAACACCTACGTTAAGGTTTTTCTGGCACTGAAGCTTCAAGATGTTCATGCAGAAGCTGAAGGGGAAAAGTATATTGAAGAAATCCTGGACCAAATATCATCCCAACCATATGTCCTTCGTTATGTAGCCAAATTCTACAGGAGGAAAAATTCCTTGGACAGAGCTCTTGAACTTTTGAGAAAGGCCTTGGAGGTGACACCAACCTCTTCTTTCGTGCATCACCAAATGGGACTTTGCTATAGGGCACAAATGATCCAGATCAAGAAGGCCGCTTGCAATAGACCTAAAGGAAACGATAAACTGAAAGTTGATGAGCTGATTGCATCTGCTATATCTCATTTTGAAACAGCTGTGCAACGAGACTCTATGTATGCGTTTGCCTACATAGACCTGGCCAACATGTATGCTGAGGGAGGCCAGTATAACAAGGCTGAAGAGGTTTTCCAGAAAGCCCTTCGTCTGGAGAACATAACTGATGATCACAAACATCAGATCCACTACCACTATGGCCGCTTTCAGGAATTTCACCGTAAATCAGAAAATACTGCCATCCACCATTATTTAGAAGCCTTAAAGGTCAAAGACAGGTCATCCGTGCGCACCAAACTGACAAGTGCTCTGAAGAAATTGGCTACCAAGAGACTTGGTCACAATGCTTCAGATGTGCAGAGTTTAAGTGCCCTAGGGTTTGTTTACAagctggagggagaaaagaggcaaGCTGCTGAGTACTATGAGAGGGCCCAAAAGATAGATCCAGAAAATGAAGAATTCCTTACTGCTCTCTGTGAGCTTCGACCTTCCATTTAA
- the LOC103545869 gene encoding interferon-induced protein with tetratricopeptide repeats 5-like isoform X4, translated as MDQLKEAQMYIDKVGNVCKKLSSPSHYKLECPEIDCEKGWALLKFGGKYYHKAKVAFEKALEAEPDNPEFNIGYAITVYRLDDFDREESIKSFSLGPLRKAVTLNPDNTYVKVFLALKLQDVHAEAEGEKYIEEILDQISSQPYVLRYVAKFYRRKNSLDRALELLRKALEVTPTSSFVHHQMGLCYRAQMIQIKKAACNRPKGNDKLKVDELIASAISHFETAVQRDSMYAFAYIDLANMYAEGGQYNKAEEVFQKALRLENITDDHKHQIHYHYGRFQEFHRKSENTAIHHYLEALKVKDRSSVRTKLTSALKKLATKRLGHNASDVQSLSALGFVYKLEGEKRQAAEYYERAQKIDPENEEFLTALCELRPSI; from the coding sequence ATGGACCAGCTTAAAGAAGCTCAAATGTATATAGACAAGGTAGGGAATGTCTGCAAGAAATTGTCCAGTCCTTCCCACTACAAGTTGGAGTGTCCTGAGATTGACTGTGAGAAAGGGTGGGCACTCTTGAAATTTGGAGGAAAGTATTACCATAAGGCTAAAGTGGCTTTTGAGAAGGCTCTGGAAGCGGAACCTGACAATCCAGAATTTAACATCGGCTATGCCATCACAGTGTATCGGCTGGATGATTTTGATAGAGAAGAGTCTATAAAGAGCTTTTCTCTGGGGCCTCTGAGGAAGGCTGTTACCCTGAACCCAGATAACACCTACGTTAAGGTTTTTCTGGCACTGAAGCTTCAAGATGTTCATGCAGAAGCTGAAGGGGAAAAGTATATTGAAGAAATCCTGGACCAAATATCATCCCAACCATATGTCCTTCGTTATGTAGCCAAATTCTACAGGAGGAAAAATTCCTTGGACAGAGCTCTTGAACTTTTGAGAAAGGCCTTGGAGGTGACACCAACCTCTTCTTTCGTGCATCACCAAATGGGACTTTGCTATAGGGCACAAATGATCCAGATCAAGAAGGCCGCTTGCAATAGACCTAAAGGAAACGATAAACTGAAAGTTGATGAGCTGATTGCATCTGCTATATCTCATTTTGAAACAGCTGTGCAACGAGACTCTATGTATGCGTTTGCCTACATAGACCTGGCCAACATGTATGCTGAGGGAGGCCAGTATAACAAGGCTGAAGAGGTTTTCCAGAAAGCCCTTCGTCTGGAGAACATAACTGATGATCACAAACATCAGATCCACTACCACTATGGCCGCTTTCAGGAATTTCACCGTAAATCAGAAAATACTGCCATCCACCATTATTTAGAAGCCTTAAAGGTCAAAGACAGGTCATCCGTGCGCACCAAACTGACAAGTGCTCTGAAGAAATTGGCTACCAAGAGACTTGGTCACAATGCTTCAGATGTGCAGAGTTTAAGTGCCCTAGGGTTTGTTTACAagctggagggagaaaagaggcaaGCTGCTGAGTACTATGAGAGGGCCCAAAAGATAGATCCAGAAAATGAAGAATTCCTTACTGCTCTCTGTGAGCTTCGACCTTCCATTTAA